A stretch of Pseudovibrio sp. M1P-2-3 DNA encodes these proteins:
- a CDS encoding MobA/MobL family protein — MAIYHLNVKPIQRSSGRSSVAAAAYRAGMRLTDDRTGLTHDYTDKKVDHTELVGWTMSRQELWDSAESAERRKDGTTAREYEIALPQELDHGQKIELARDYAQWLHERHGVAVDVCLHGLDSNNPHGHLLTSTRQTLGNDLGEKVSREWSDTRRKKHGLGGRAADLKEARQVWEQKANKSLEMAGHAQTVDHRSLEAQNEKRAPTVHLGPIASEMERRGIKTDLGNYNREVQQANLALTKEASKAVHDDAEAKSHKEKRRRQRDEELKVARERLQAQLVGDFEPSPELQRDTQALKKLETAIIKDQLWKEQDWQDKLDSHLQTRRPWILGRKAWDEKAERLEQPLKALNARRTQLKESQAQLGEREHDELSAHAEKARASDKAKYMLGVLDRVEARWRSDPTARDKSLEELTQTLQREDQQKADQKRLAEAQASREAEQQARLEAQKQELERLKLLEEQKRLEQSQKPSLSVSPTKSLGR; from the coding sequence ATGGCGATTTATCATCTCAACGTGAAACCGATACAGCGATCAAGCGGAAGAAGTTCCGTAGCGGCAGCTGCTTATCGAGCTGGGATGAGATTGACCGATGATCGAACCGGATTAACCCACGACTATACCGACAAAAAAGTTGATCACACCGAGCTGGTTGGTTGGACAATGTCTAGGCAAGAATTGTGGGATTCTGCGGAATCTGCTGAGCGTCGAAAAGATGGAACGACAGCGCGGGAATACGAAATCGCGTTGCCTCAAGAACTGGATCATGGCCAGAAAATTGAGCTGGCACGTGACTATGCGCAGTGGTTACACGAGCGACATGGTGTTGCCGTTGATGTCTGCTTGCATGGACTGGATAGCAATAATCCTCACGGTCACTTACTGACTTCAACCCGACAGACGTTAGGCAATGATCTGGGGGAGAAGGTTTCCCGTGAGTGGTCAGACACCAGGCGCAAGAAGCATGGACTAGGTGGGCGCGCGGCAGATCTGAAAGAAGCTAGACAGGTTTGGGAGCAGAAAGCGAATAAATCCCTAGAAATGGCCGGACACGCGCAAACAGTCGACCATAGGTCTCTGGAAGCGCAAAATGAAAAACGCGCGCCTACGGTCCATTTAGGCCCCATAGCGAGCGAAATGGAACGGCGAGGGATTAAGACCGATTTAGGGAACTATAACCGTGAGGTGCAGCAAGCGAACCTTGCCTTGACCAAAGAGGCTTCAAAGGCTGTTCACGATGATGCAGAGGCCAAGAGCCACAAGGAAAAGCGGCGGCGGCAGCGTGATGAAGAACTGAAAGTTGCGCGGGAACGCCTGCAAGCACAGCTGGTAGGAGACTTCGAACCCTCACCCGAATTGCAGAGGGATACACAGGCCCTCAAAAAACTTGAGACTGCAATCATCAAAGACCAGCTCTGGAAAGAGCAGGACTGGCAGGACAAGCTGGATAGTCATTTGCAAACACGTAGGCCGTGGATTTTGGGGCGCAAGGCATGGGATGAAAAGGCCGAACGTTTGGAGCAGCCTCTGAAGGCACTCAATGCACGCCGAACACAACTGAAGGAGAGCCAAGCACAGCTAGGTGAGCGGGAGCATGATGAGCTTTCTGCCCATGCTGAAAAGGCCAGAGCTTCAGATAAAGCCAAGTATATGCTGGGAGTGTTAGATCGAGTGGAGGCAAGGTGGAGGAGCGATCCTACGGCCCGCGATAAGTCACTTGAGGAATTAACGCAGACCCTTCAGCGGGAAGACCAGCAGAAAGCAGATCAGAAGCGACTGGCTGAGGCACAGGCCAGTCGCGAAGCTGAACAGCAAGCACGCTTAGAGGCTCAAAAACAAGAGCTAGAGCGCTTAAAACTGCTTGAGGAACAAAAGCGCCTTGAACAATCGCAAAAGCCCTCACTGAGTGTATCTCCTACGAAAAGTCTCGGTAGATAA